CACTCCTCTTTCAttagttttgcttttgtagAATTTGAGAGCACAGACGATGCAAAGGATGCCTTGGAAAACCTCAACAACACAGACATTGAAGGTCGGTCGATCCGACTGGAGTACAGCCAGAGCAGCGGCAGGGGAGAAGGGGGCAGAGGAAACTCAGGTATGTCTTCAAGCTTAACCCATATGAAGCTGAACAGCAGTCTGTTCAGCTATTATCCCGAATTGTCTTAACAATACAGGCGTAGCAGGGCCAGATGTGATGAAAACTTGACCTCCTGAACCTCTGTGACGAATCAAAGATAGTCAAGTCCTGATCTGGCCTGTACACGAGGTTTGAGCTTGAAGAAGCATTTGTTAGTCCAGATGTTGGTCGTTATGGTGGATGAAATCTTAAACAAGCCATAAAAGCAAACGTTTTAATGATGGCTTCTCTCAATCAGGTCCAACAAAAACCCTCTTCGTCAAGGGTCTCTCTGAGGACACGACAGATCAGACCCTTAAGGATGCGTTTGAGGGCGCCGCAGCAGCCAGGATAGTCACAGACAGAGACACGGGGTCATCAAAAGGGTAAGTCTGGGGAGTTGTATatgctatttttatttaatgttaacTTTTGTTGAGTAGGAATTCCTATGCTAAAATCAGTTCGGAGTTTTCTCGTGACTTATTTTTCTGCCTTCTCCTCGCAGATTTGGCTTTGTGGACTTCGACAATGAGGAGGACTGCAAGGCAGCCAAGGAGGCCATGGATGATGGTGAGATCGACGGCCACAAGGTGACCCTGGACTACGCCAAGCCCAAGGGTGAAGGCGGCTTCCGTGGAGGTCGCGGCGGCGGCGGATTTGGTGGTGGTGGATTTGGCGGCCgcggtggaggaagaggaggtcgTGGTGGTTTCGGAGGCTTCGGCGGTCGCGgtggtggcagaggaggaggacggggaggCCCTCGCGGAGGTGGACGAGGACGTGGTGGCTTTGGAGGTGAAAGAAATTTGTTGGCTTAGGGAAAAAGATGCCAGCTGTCTGGTCTGCAGTGTCATCAATaatgtttgaggttttgttttcaaaattagAAAAGACAACTTAAGGGgctggttgtgttttttgtttttttttctctctctcgcttctACTGATTATACTTCTCTCCTCAAAGCACAGTGTTCTGGATACTGTTAGTTGACTTGAGCTTGCTGATGCTGGCCACTAAGTGTTTCTTTGTTCTCCTTTTTTAGGTGGAAGAGGTGGTGGTGGATTTGGAGTCAAACCCCAGGGGAAGAAAATTAAGTTTGATGACTAAATCCTTAGTCTGTTTTACTTTTTGAATGGACTCTGGTTTCATCACTTTTCAGAGCTTTTGGACATTCCAGAAAGCGTCACTGATATATATTTAACTGTTAATGGGCATTTTAGCCCTTTATTTAGACCCTCAGACCTTTCCCACCCTTCTGTGCCAGACCGGTACTTTTGACCTTCTCAGCTCAAGTGCTACGTGTTAGTACTGAATGTCCCTAATGCAAACCTGCACCTCTTGCCCTCATTAGCGTTCTTGCTTTTCCGAAGGAGTAAAATGGAATGGGTCTGGCAAACAAGTTTGCTGTGAAAAATACGCTCGTCTTTGTCAGATACATGTGTAAATTTAAACAGTTTGTATGATTTCATTTTAccttttgtaaaaaaaaaaaatacacctgtATCCATATGTTtcgtttttattttgtttagtttACTTTAGCTGCCAAGTTTTACTGTAATGTGCAAAGCATATTTTGATAGAAGATTTGAGTCAGTGCTCGAGAGTTGGGTGTTGAGAAATATGGCACAGATgatctgtcatgttttgtttggtgGGGCACAGTCAGTGTCTGAGTCACAGAGGATGAAATGCCTCTAATGTATGTAACATAAAATATTTGTAGTGCATTGActaattttttttcccatctgaAAATCTCAAGATTTTCACGTGATTAAATAAAATCCTGTAGGTGGTGATTTTTAAATATGTCTTTATTGTACGCGTTTCAATCTGGTGCATTGAATAAGTATCAGCAGGCTCCAACAGGCTTGAAATATTGAATGTAGAACCGTGTCATTGAACACAGTTGCCAAGTATGGTACATTTAATGGGTTGCTAATGCACCGACTACATCCAATGCAATACAACTGTAGGTTCAGCTCTGCTAATTATGGTGCGGTTGTATGGCATTATGTTAATGGATCTTATAACAGTGTCCAACCCAACTGACAACATTTGTAAGCCTAAACCATTTACTGAGTGTACAAGCAGTGAATAACCATATTTACCCTTTAATGTGATTTAGAACAGTGCTGCATCCCTTTTAAGTCACCTGGCCAGAGCTGAATGAGAAACCTCTCCTCTTCCACCAGGTGGCAGTCTTTTTGTGTAATGACACCTTAGACAATGGCCACTGTTGTCTAAATAGGGaactgtgtatactgtgtacTTGCATGCAAGTTATACTAAATTGGCCATTGACAGATATGAGATAAATAGGGCGGGCCCTGACAGCTATGGAGTCTTGCATGTTATTCTCCCATTATAAGGCAAAACCACACATCTCTAAAAGTCTGATTCAGGCTGTTCACAAAACTGGAATTGACAGCCTTGGATATCTGCAGTGGAACTTTGTATATCCAGATCCCACAGCTAGCAGGGAAAATGGGCGAAGTCAATGGTGTCAACATTAACTACCCTTAAAGTTGAGCCACTCTGAAATCAGCCAGCATGCAAGGGGCTCTCTTTATTCACTTTCTGTAAATTGTACTGGTTAGCTCTGTTGGTGCAAGCTGCAAAAGTAAAGAGAAAGAcactagagagagagagtagagaTTAGACTACGTCATTTATACGTCTTTGCATATGAAGTGACATTTCAGTAGTTCTTGTCCTGAAACAATCGTGAAAGCACAGCCCAGATGCAGTATCAGCTCTACTGTACCACTATGCTGACTGCGGTTTTCCTGTAGCTGTCAGTATACTATATACACAGTGCCAAGGACAGATGCACAAGAAGATACACATAAACTATATAATaaggacaacaaaacaaacatagcAATCACGCATGGGCAAGTAAGTGAAAAagaatacatacagtatgtacactgGCAACAGGACTCGACCGTGACCCTGAGCTGCTGGGCAGGTCTTTCTCACAGTGACACGACCAGACAGGGGACAGCAGTATGCCCTGGGAGCTGAACAGGGATCTTTGTTCCTGTAGGTGCCTGGGCGGGAGGCGCTGATGATGGCACCACTGAATACCTCCATTTAGGGATTTGTCGCCCCCCGCCTCGGACGGTGACAGAGGTCATGCTAGCTTCTCTCTGCGGCGTTGTGTCGGCCGTCTAGAGTGACCTGTGTGCTTTCTTTCTTCACCTCTGGGCTCACCCTTGAGTGctttcctgttgtttgttttgtgttctcCCTGTCAACACAGTCACCCACACGGACGCAGTGGTGGGTCAATATGAGCTTCAGCATCCGGTTGATCAAATGCACATGCAACCATACTCCTGTGTTCAGAGTAATGTAGTAATAGTAATATAGTTTATCGCCTTAAATATCCATAAGCATGAAACTGTTTTGATGAAGACTGACGTTAGTAAACAGGgcattgtgaagaaggagagaggactGAGACTGGTGGTTTAGCTCATTTGTAAAGTGACTGATGAAAAATAGATCCCTCTTTAAATAAGAGTATACTGCTCAGAGTCCTCATCACAATGGATCTTTGTTAAGCCCGTGGTGTCCTCGAGCACAGACGCTGAAGTGGCATTGCCTCTGCCTCTTTTCCAGTTTGCCACAGGGAGTGGGGATGCAAATAggaatttatcttttttaaactTCCTGGATGTACAGAAGAgatgaggagtgtgtgtgcgtaaatCATCATTGCTGCAGGGAGGCTGCACCCTTATGCAAACACTTACATCATTTTCAGGGTCATGAATCCGATAGCGGCCGAATGCTCTTGTTtgactaaaaactaaaaaaaaaaagatttatgtAGCCTCATTTTCTATCATATCAAGAAATAGTGACGCCACCCACTGTAGAGctcaaatgtgctgtttttactCTTCATCTTTGTACAGATTGAGCAAATGCTATAGAACAAGTTAATTAGTTGTGCAGGTAGGTGGACCCacggacagagccaggctagctgttttgTTCATcctcagtctttgtgctaatataagataaaataaggTAATCTAACCGGCTGTTGGCTGTGGCCAACAATAAAATAAGtggtgtcagtcttctcatctagcACAGCAAGAAAGTGAGAATATCCTCCAGAGTGTCACACTATTCCTCTAGCTGCAGCAGGGTGGTTAATATTACGTTAATTTCCAGCATCACTGTATTGGACACAACCTTGTTATTAATTTGTAATGACTGATCTCAGTTTAGGCTTAATCaaaatttgttttgcatgttttctaaTCCATCCTCTAAACTATCCTAAACTACTGGATGGAACCACATTGGTGCTCTGGAACACTAAAGAGACTGGCAGCACTGTAAGCTACAGTATGCATGATTTGCCGTCACAGCATGCTGTGTGAAGATGCTCCGTCTGCAGGTTGAGGaatgttctttttaattttagCCCAAGCAACAACATTCCCGTCCTCAGCCGCGCCGACGATGGTGCTGCAGAGGCCTTTGAAGAAAATAGAGGGCTAGTGTGAAAGCTTGCGGCCCCCGCCAGCCGACCCATTGACCGCGCTGACATCAAAAGCTTCCTCCAATTAGCGTCGGCAAACACGCAGGTTGGAGAGCTGGGTGCGTGCCCGCATACAGTGAAATGACACTGGAGTGGGACATTTACACCAGATGACGGTACATTTTGGCTGGTGTTCGATAAGTAAATTCCTCCTGCCACAAATCCAGTTTGGTTCTTTTCAGTCACTTCAGCTAAAATGAATCCAGACTTCACCTGTGGCCTGACAGTAGAGCAGTAATTGTATCTCCTGTCCGTTCATGCAACTCTTTGTCTTTGGGGTTTCAAGCTCTCTTCTTGCAGGTGTTCTAACCAGAGCTTTGAGGAAGTGGTGAAGACATgactcatcttcctcctccttttttttcaatCCGGTAACCACTCATTGTGtcacgcacacccacacacagcacacacttgAGCGCTAACCATCAAAACTTAGTGCATCCTTACGTACTTGCTCAGAAGCTGCTCACAGTACAGGAAGTTTGTAATAAATTACAGACCGTGacttattttcatatttattttcaatCGCAATCACATCTCAAAATGATGAATCAAGTGAGAGCCGTTTGCAGACGTCTCCAGGGTAGATGTGTTCTTtaggtgtgtttttgtataaCTCATGTAAGGTTTAGATGACTGTTGAATCAGTTTTATTAGCTCATTCATTAAGATGCCTAGCACACAAGACTGTGTTAAGGATATGAGGCCTATATTTCtattatatttctatataaTAAATAAGATGAAAAGTCGCCTATATACGACCTGTAGTggccctgtgaggctgtatATAGGCACAGcactgctttgagctaaatactCATAATCACAATACTACCATGCTCAAAAGGATAATTCGTGTTGCAGatcgttagcatgctaattcgcaccaaacacaaagcacagcagcgGCTGACGGGGGATGTCATTCATGTTGCAGCCGCTTAGTATGAATCAAAGCACTGGGCAAATCCACATTTTGGCCTGttgatggcgctagatgaaaagtcaagggAGTTTTTGCAATTCAGCttacagcaatccatccaatatttcatgttacacaaaagcacacatcaCAAAGTCGTCACTTCTACTATTATGAgttctcctctcctgctcacaCAGGATCACCCTTGTGCAGCTTGTGCTGTTCCACGTGGAACTTCTCCACAGTTCCACGTGGAACAGCACAAGCTGCACAACCCACCCCTTTCACACCCCAATGTCACCAGTATCTGGACCCCTAGGACCCTAAACAACAGAAGAAATTTGATCCGCGGGCTTACAGCGGCTAATTAACCATCTTTAAGTTCACGATTGCTTACTATCGCTTCTTTCCAGCGTTCTCTTTTGTTTGAGCAGTCTCTGCAATGTTTAACCTCAACAGAGACGACAGGCTCATTGTCCGGTCACAGTGGATATACGACACCAATAAAGTAGAGCTCTTCTTCTCGATAAGTTTGATTCCACATCACTTGGACAAAAAAGATAACAAAGAGGAGCTTTGAGCGAGATAAACCTTCTTAAGCTATGCTGCTGTTTTGGCAAGTGTACACCTCATGAAACACAATATAGAGGAGATCCAGTTTCTGTAtggcttttttctttgtcttgctgAAAGAGATTGTGAAGAACAGCGGGAaggtatttgttttgtttgcctctttgtctttttttaaagctccAAACAATATCTCCACTGTTAACTGACGGTATCGGTCTCAGCTGCTTGAAAAACGCGGAATATTTGACAGGGACACTTAACATAAACAGTGTGAAACGTGACACTGCATTGATTGCTGGGGAAAGTTGTGTCATATTTCTTTTAAGGGTCCTTCTTGTGCCAAAATGCGTGTTCTGTAAATGTCATATAATTCAGCTGTCTTTCATATTCAAATGTTTGTATGCACAACACAAGAtctgactctgctgctgagaAAACAGAACCGTGCACCGGTTGTTCAACATCGGTAAAATGAGGACGCCATTATGACTCTCATGGCTGATTTAGCACATATGCTTACTGTACTGTTTGGTTGTGTAACTGATACCCGCATGTCAACACTGGACACCATTGTTGGGTGAGTTGATATGGATTTTCACATAGATGCTGGACGCTGATAAggccaaacacaaaaacagccaaTCTGGGACAAATGTTTCCGTGACAACAGTCTTGTCAATATGTTTATTTACAAATGACAATCTAtgtacattttgatttttttttcttacatataTTTACACCACCGAGACATAATCATCACCCACTACACCCACAACATTCAGCTTTATAATTATCAAAGATTCCATTAATATCCTCATCTGATGTGTTAAATTAAATAAGAGAATCCCGCAGTTGCGATTAAATTAACATGTCAGATAACTCGTACCAGCAACAGTTTTAGTTCACAGTGTAAACCCTCTACCATGTTCATATCAagtatatcagcacattcaAATCCACAGACAGCACACAAGTAACATTTTTAGACATTATCTTTTCAAAGTTTCCAGTAGTACAGGAGTAGTAGACGTCCAGATCAAGTCAGTcacattccaaaaaaaaaggaaaaaaaaaaaagaaaatgagtgcAAGGACCTCTACGATacaaaaagtgattaaaatgtTACTTCTGGAACATGTGCTGCGTATGATGATTATGGTGTCGTGTCAGTCGAAAAGCTGACCGATGACGAAAGTGAACAGTTTTTGGACCAAATCACTGAGGTAGAGAGAGTTGATTCTTTCTCTTACTTGAAGCCATTTTCAGCCACTGCAGCGTGCCACACTGGCAATGCTTAACACTTGGCGCAAACCAAAAATGCTAGCGTAGCTACAAGCTGCACACAGTGTGAGGTGGCTTTCTCGACCCAGGCCTCCACGGCACACATTAGCACCTGTCTGCCTGAAAGCGCTATATGCTACTGCAAACTaaactttttttccattttcttgtCCCCACAATAAATTTCAACCCAAACATCTGAAGTGTAGTCACAAACGAGTTTGCTCATGCATGCTCACTGCCACAAGGCTCCTTGGTTACTGCCCATAAAAACCTCCAGAGTATCGAACCAGAATGAAGAACAAATACAGGTGTTGGCCACaattgggggtgggggtggggggcatgaCTGTCCTCCTTTGTGCGGCCGTTGACGTAGCAGCTCAACTTTGGTCCTCGTCTCTGAATCTGTGTGCTGACAGTGTGAGTCCTTCACAATGCCAGCATAAATACACAATTCTAAGTCAGCCTTTAAAAAATCTATATAATTTACTTGATTTTTTGAGGAAACTCCTCCAAAAATTGCATTACcgctcagagaaaaaaaatattgtccACGCTCCCTCTCCACATAAAGGAGAGTTTATTGGGAAGTTTGCTTTGACTCTCTCGCAGCGCACTAGCGTCCGCCGAGGTGCAGCTCGGCCCGTTGGTGCTGTCCTTACCTGGCGTCCCCCCCATCAAGCTATAGGATCTGTACTTTCTGTGAGCAGACCAGGTTACTGTTGACCAGATTCCACATGTGCATGAGGTCCGACGGCAGCAGCTTGTGCACCACAATCATGCTCTTAAAGAAACAAGGTTCTCTGTTCATCttacttttcttatttttcaccAGGCCAAACGTCTTAAAGGCGTTGTGTTTTACAGGGGTGACCTGAAGCACCTCCAGACACATGCCCAAGAAGACATCATCGATGGGGTAGAGCTCCAGGGTGTCTGCCACCACGTGAAGCCTCCTCGCCAGGGTCCCGTCCATCAGAAAACCCCCTCCACCTGCATACGGAGGGTAGTATGTCTTATTGTACAGAGCCTGGGGGATGTagtatttgttttcctttttgcgAATGGGCTTCGCCTTGAAAATCACGTCCCCCACAAACAGATCTGTCGCATGCTTGGTGCTATCTAGAAACTCAAAAATGTTCTGGACGCTGACAAAGACGTCATCGTCCCCCTTGAAGATGTAGCGCACACTGGGGCAGTAAGTGTTGAACCACTTAAGAAAGTGAGTCTCTTTAAGTGTGAGGTTGAAGAAGCTATCTAGGAAGTCCCACTGGAGGATATCCCCGTAGATTTGGTCCTCGAACTCTACAAGCTTCTGGTGGTTCACCCTCTCTGCCTCATTGGGGGGTTGACCAAGAAGGAAAAGGGTCTTAATCCTCTTGCCGTCAACCACCTGCTCTTTGCCCCAGGTTTTTCGGATGACCTCCCTGCGGTCATGCTGGGTGGCCACAGATTTTATTACCATGAGCATATGTATGTCCCCTATGCACTTCTCCGGGTGGTTGAGGATCATGGGAAAAAAACGGCAGTGGCGATAACGCAAGAACTGCTGGAAAGTTGGTTCCAGGCCGATGAACCAGTCCTGACTCGAGAGGTTGAGGTTGGCGGTGCAGTTGGAGCTTGTTATATCCCAGGTTCTGCTGTCCTCGCTGATCTGGGGCTCCTGCGAGGGGGCTCGGGCTCTCGGCACCTGCTGGTGCTTGCTAGGCTTCCAGAAGTGCTTCAGGCCCAGGTACGAGTCAATCTTCTCGGCCAGAGGAGCCCCGGTCTCCACACCCTCAGAGGCGTCCATGCGAGCCTGCCTCTCGAGTTCGAAGGGAGGCCCCATGTTGTTGCTCCCTCTCTGGACGACGGTCAGCGCCACCACAGCCAGGAAGGACATGACGGTCACCCTCTTGTACACTCGCCAGCGATCTCTGTTGTTCATCCTGGGTACAAACAAGGATCACAAATGCCAGTCAGACACAAATCTAACTCAAACACcttctgatttttttgtttgttctgagCCTCCCCAGGAAAACTAATAAATGATCACTCACAGGGTTTAAACTACACGCTCACATTACCACCATTAGAACAGGCCTCATTTCTCTTTCATACAGCACGTTCACACGATCTCCAGAGCCAGATTTGCTGTGTAACGTGCAGCCAGCAGAGCAAAAACAGCCCAAGGGATGTGCGCTTTGTCTGTGACTAATGTTTGCATTCGCACCATAATATGTcgcatgaaaacacaaacgCTCGTTTAAAATGGAAACCGTGGCTGTGGCAGCAGCTGAGCGCACAGCCAACATTGAGCTCTCGCCTCGGCTCggagcctctctctgctgaAGCGGTGCCACTTCTGGAGGAACATGTGGAATGTACTTGGAAAGTGAAGAACTTGTCGTGCCAGGGCTCGTCACATCCAGGGGCCCAGAGACACTCCCATGTGTGCCCCCCCATCCGCAAACAAGATAAGTCATAACCAGTTCTGGATTTGTTAAATGTTGGTTAAATCAACGCActagtatgaaaaaaaaagtaatttaaacgAACGAAATTCAGTCTTTAAGTCAGACAATCGCACTTACTAATAACGAAAATCCACCTGTGAGCTGCGTCTTAAAACATCGCATGTatttgcagctgctgtgaggAAATAAGTCTCACAGGTATCACCTTGAACAATTAATCCTAATCgattcctccttccttccttccttccttccttccttcctcacatcacgtaaaacatgaaatcatcTCAGCACTCAAAGCGtaacttttcagtgaaaacCGCGATGAGTTTGATGAAAAACCCAGTCAGATGAACGT
This DNA window, taken from Chelmon rostratus isolate fCheRos1 chromosome 4, fCheRos1.pri, whole genome shotgun sequence, encodes the following:
- the b3gnt7 gene encoding UDP-GlcNAc:betaGal beta-1,3-N-acetylglucosaminyltransferase 7 — protein: MNNRDRWRVYKRVTVMSFLAVVALTVVQRGSNNMGPPFELERQARMDASEGVETGAPLAEKIDSYLGLKHFWKPSKHQQVPRARAPSQEPQISEDSRTWDITSSNCTANLNLSSQDWFIGLEPTFQQFLRYRHCRFFPMILNHPEKCIGDIHMLMVIKSVATQHDRREVIRKTWGKEQVVDGKRIKTLFLLGQPPNEAERVNHQKLVEFEDQIYGDILQWDFLDSFFNLTLKETHFLKWFNTYCPSVRYIFKGDDDVFVSVQNIFEFLDSTKHATDLFVGDVIFKAKPIRKKENKYYIPQALYNKTYYPPYAGGGGFLMDGTLARRLHVVADTLELYPIDDVFLGMCLEVLQVTPVKHNAFKTFGLVKNKKSKMNREPCFFKSMIVVHKLLPSDLMHMWNLVNSNLVCSQKVQIL